The following are encoded together in the Phaeobacter porticola genome:
- the tviB gene encoding Vi polysaccharide biosynthesis UDP-N-acetylglucosamine C-6 dehydrogenase TviB, whose amino-acid sequence MSRTEQICVIGLGYVGLPLAVEFGKSRPVVGFDISNERIAALAAGQDNTREISADALASASQLTLTTDPADIADSTIFIVTVPTPIDDSRRPDLTPLLRASETVGRVLKPGDLVIYESTVYPGATEEDCVPVLERLSGLTFNRDFYAGYSPERINPGDKTRRLPDIVKVTSGSTPETAERVDALYREIVAAGTHKAESIRVAEAAKVIENSQRDINIALINELAKIFNRMDIDTESVLRAAGTKWNFLNFRPGLVGGHCIGVDPYYLTHKAEQLGYHPEILLAGRRLNDGMGAYVASQMVKAMLARKMNMADARVLVMGLTFKENCPDLRNTRVIDVVRCLEEFGLAVDVHDPHADPEEAQQEYGVDLVADPVTGAYDGVLLAVAHQEFRDMGADQIRALGCPGALLYDLKYVLTPAQSDLRL is encoded by the coding sequence ATGAGCAGGACAGAACAGATTTGCGTGATCGGGCTTGGCTATGTTGGGTTGCCGCTGGCCGTTGAGTTCGGCAAATCCCGTCCGGTGGTGGGATTTGACATCAGCAACGAACGGATTGCGGCGCTTGCCGCTGGTCAGGATAACACCCGCGAGATCAGTGCCGATGCGTTGGCGTCCGCGTCGCAATTGACGCTGACCACTGACCCGGCGGATATCGCCGATAGCACAATCTTTATCGTCACGGTGCCAACCCCGATCGACGACAGCCGCCGACCGGATCTGACGCCTCTGCTGCGCGCCTCCGAAACGGTTGGACGAGTTCTGAAGCCCGGCGATCTGGTGATCTATGAATCGACGGTCTATCCCGGCGCCACCGAAGAAGATTGCGTGCCTGTATTGGAACGGTTGTCCGGTCTGACCTTCAACCGTGATTTCTATGCCGGCTATAGCCCTGAGCGGATCAACCCCGGCGATAAGACGCGCCGCCTGCCGGATATCGTCAAGGTGACCTCCGGGTCTACGCCGGAGACAGCGGAGCGGGTCGACGCGCTTTACCGTGAGATAGTGGCGGCGGGCACGCACAAGGCTGAGAGCATTCGCGTGGCCGAAGCAGCCAAAGTGATTGAGAACAGCCAGCGCGATATCAACATCGCGCTGATCAATGAGCTGGCGAAAATCTTCAACCGCATGGATATTGATACCGAGTCGGTGTTGCGGGCGGCAGGGACAAAGTGGAATTTCCTCAACTTTCGCCCCGGTCTGGTTGGCGGGCACTGTATTGGCGTTGATCCCTACTATCTGACACATAAAGCCGAACAGCTGGGCTATCACCCGGAGATCCTGCTGGCGGGGCGGCGGTTGAACGACGGGATGGGGGCCTATGTCGCCAGCCAAATGGTTAAAGCGATGCTGGCACGTAAAATGAACATGGCGGATGCGCGTGTCCTGGTGATGGGGCTGACGTTCAAGGAAAACTGCCCCGATCTACGCAATACGCGGGTCATTGATGTGGTGCGTTGCCTAGAGGAATTTGGCCTGGCGGTGGATGTGCATGATCCCCACGCCGATCCGGAAGAGGCACAGCAGGAATATGGTGTTGATCTGGTCGCGGATCCCGTTACCGGTGCGTATGACGGCGTATTGTTGGCCGTCGCCCATCAGGAATTTCGTGATATGGGGGCGGATCAGATCCGTGCGTTGGGGTGCCCCGGTGCGTTGCTATATGATTTGAAGTACGTGTTGACGCCGGCGCAGTCCGATCTGCGGCTTTGA
- a CDS encoding dimethylarginine dimethylaminohydrolase family protein, with translation MTNPTYEFTRAITRRPASSITNGLRAEDIGTPDLDKMLAAHADYVAALKSTGAEVIELPSLEAFPDAVFVEDTALCLPKGAVLMRPGAPSRLGEVAEMAPILRQCYDDVREITGPGFIEGGDILVTDREILVGRSARTDAAGVAELAEIVSDWGHSLREVFTPEGVLHFKTDCSLMDGETILATKRLDASGCFEGYRVLHVAEGEEAAANAIRYNNLVLMAADFPRTADLLDREGFEVVQISNTECAKLDGGMSCLSLRF, from the coding sequence ATGACCAACCCCACCTATGAATTCACCCGCGCCATCACCCGCCGCCCGGCATCCAGTATCACGAATGGGCTGCGCGCCGAGGACATCGGCACCCCCGATCTGGACAAGATGCTGGCCGCTCATGCGGATTATGTCGCCGCGTTGAAAAGCACTGGCGCCGAGGTGATTGAACTGCCATCGCTAGAAGCGTTTCCCGATGCGGTCTTTGTTGAAGATACGGCGCTGTGCCTGCCTAAGGGTGCGGTGCTAATGCGTCCCGGCGCGCCGTCGCGTCTGGGTGAGGTGGCAGAAATGGCGCCAATCCTACGCCAGTGCTACGACGATGTGCGCGAGATCACCGGCCCCGGCTTTATCGAAGGGGGCGATATTCTGGTGACCGATCGCGAAATCTTGGTGGGGCGTTCGGCCCGAACCGATGCGGCGGGTGTTGCTGAACTGGCCGAGATTGTGTCTGACTGGGGCCACAGCCTGCGCGAGGTCTTCACACCCGAAGGGGTTTTGCATTTCAAAACAGACTGTTCGTTGATGGATGGCGAGACCATTCTGGCGACCAAACGACTGGATGCGTCAGGCTGTTTCGAAGGCTACCGGGTCTTGCATGTCGCCGAGGGCGAAGAGGCCGCAGCCAACGCTATTCGCTACAACAATCTTGTGCTGATGGCCGCAGATTTCCCACGCACCGCTGATTTGCTGGACCGCGAAGGATTTGAAGTGGTTCAGATCAGCAATACAGAATGCGCCAAGCTGGATGGCGGCATGTCCTGCCTGTCTCTGCGGTTCTGA
- a CDS encoding 5-guanidino-2-oxopentanoate decarboxylase: protein MSADGRNPVPQTVGEALVKALAARGVRHVFGIPGVHTVELYRGLAQSELRHITPRHEQGAGFMADGYARVSGRPGVAFVITGPGVTNTLTPMAQARADSVPVLVISGVNSSGSLGRGLGHLHELPDQHALMQQVALVSEHVAVPEELDAALDRAFAPIDGSTIARPGPTHVQIPLDIAGQTVADTVPLAQVPSQLLRDSVTPADLTEVKRRLREAKRPVILAGGGCRHSAAGLRQLAEQLGAPVVQTVNARGVLFDHPLSVPASPSLAAVRELVQEADLVLALGTELGPTDYDMYATAEMMQMPGLIRVDLCATQLGRHRAELAIHADVADLLAGLLADLTTVSAVMPGWGADRAATARADAWAEIGPDYRAQVTVLNALRDAAPDAVIVGDSAQPIYAGNLYYDHDRPGGWFNAATGYGALGYGIPAAIGAAVAVPNARVICIVGDGGAQFSLPEIMTAVDEALPITFVVWNNHGYQEIARSMQDVGVPVVGCDPTPPNFAATALSFGISHRAITADPQEAAVAMTDALKFAGPSMIEITTPKFVPTSATKD from the coding sequence ATGAGCGCGGATGGTCGCAACCCAGTCCCGCAAACTGTCGGCGAGGCACTGGTCAAAGCGCTGGCTGCGCGGGGCGTGCGCCATGTCTTTGGCATTCCGGGTGTACATACGGTCGAGCTCTATCGCGGCTTGGCACAATCAGAGCTACGTCATATTACCCCGCGTCACGAACAGGGGGCTGGGTTCATGGCGGATGGCTATGCTCGGGTATCCGGTCGGCCGGGAGTGGCGTTTGTGATCACCGGGCCAGGGGTGACAAACACGCTGACGCCAATGGCACAGGCGCGTGCGGATTCGGTCCCCGTGTTGGTTATTTCCGGTGTGAATAGCAGCGGCTCGTTGGGGCGTGGGCTTGGCCATCTGCACGAGTTGCCCGATCAACACGCGCTAATGCAGCAGGTGGCGTTGGTGTCGGAACATGTGGCAGTACCTGAGGAATTGGACGCGGCGCTGGACCGGGCCTTTGCGCCGATAGATGGCAGCACCATCGCGCGCCCCGGCCCGACCCATGTGCAGATTCCGCTTGATATTGCGGGGCAGACCGTGGCGGATACGGTGCCGTTGGCACAGGTCCCGTCCCAATTGCTCAGAGACAGCGTTACCCCAGCAGATCTAACGGAGGTCAAACGCCGCCTGCGCGAAGCGAAGCGACCCGTGATCCTGGCCGGTGGTGGATGCAGGCATAGCGCTGCGGGTCTGCGGCAATTGGCCGAACAGCTGGGCGCCCCGGTTGTGCAGACCGTAAATGCCCGTGGTGTGCTGTTTGATCATCCATTGTCGGTGCCTGCGAGCCCTAGCCTGGCCGCAGTTAGAGAGCTGGTGCAGGAGGCGGACCTGGTGCTGGCCCTTGGCACAGAGCTTGGGCCGACAGATTATGATATGTATGCTACCGCAGAGATGATGCAGATGCCGGGTTTGATCCGTGTTGACCTTTGCGCGACGCAGCTGGGGCGGCACCGAGCAGAACTGGCGATCCATGCGGATGTTGCCGATCTGCTGGCGGGCCTGCTTGCGGATCTGACCACTGTCAGCGCCGTCATGCCGGGGTGGGGGGCGGATCGTGCTGCGACGGCGCGTGCGGACGCTTGGGCTGAAATTGGCCCGGACTACCGCGCGCAAGTGACGGTGCTGAATGCCCTGCGCGATGCGGCACCTGATGCGGTCATCGTGGGCGATTCCGCTCAGCCGATTTATGCAGGCAATCTCTATTACGATCACGACCGGCCCGGTGGCTGGTTTAACGCCGCTACAGGCTATGGCGCGCTTGGCTATGGTATTCCTGCCGCCATTGGGGCTGCGGTTGCGGTACCGAATGCGCGGGTCATTTGCATCGTTGGTGACGGAGGCGCGCAGTTTTCTCTGCCAGAAATCATGACCGCCGTGGATGAGGCTTTGCCGATTACTTTTGTGGTTTGGAACAACCACGGCTATCAGGAAATTGCCCGTTCGATGCAGGATGTTGGCGTGCCGGTGGTCGGTTGTGACCCGACGCCACCGAATTTTGCGGCCACGGCGCTGTCCTTTGGGATCTCGCACCGGGCTATAACTGCCGATCCGCAAGAGGCCGCAGTTGCGATGACGGACGCCCTTAAATTCGCGGGGCCGAGCATGATTGAAATCACCACTCCGAAATTCGTGCCAACATCGGCGACAAAGGATTGA
- a CDS encoding pyridoxal phosphate-dependent aminotransferase, with protein sequence MRMTDVTKRLAGLGGAKWEVHLAARDMIAAGADIIEMTIGEPDVPPPAELMQTATTAMLSGRTGYSDGRGEANLRKTLAARYSVSTGRPIGPENVLCFPGTQTALYAVLLGVAEHGDEVLVGDPMYATYEGVIRASGADMVPVPLRPEHGFRMQADDIAEKITPRSRAILLTTPHNPTGSILTVEDLDAIGRLAEVHDLWIISDEVYEQLVFDAAEFVSPLARAAFAERVIVVSSISKSHAAPGFRSGWCIASAAFCEGLLPLSETMLFGNQPFIADMTEQAVREGSSVAAGMRGRFAARAAKLVARLHHDTGLRVHSPEAGMFAMIDVSATGMDGDAYAQDLLHGAGVAVMPGSSFGESLRNWVRVALTIDDDGFDCALTRIADHANRRSAEVA encoded by the coding sequence ATGAGAATGACCGATGTAACCAAGCGGCTGGCGGGGCTTGGCGGTGCCAAGTGGGAGGTTCATTTGGCGGCACGCGACATGATCGCAGCGGGGGCTGATATCATCGAGATGACGATTGGCGAACCCGATGTGCCGCCGCCCGCCGAGCTGATGCAAACCGCAACCACAGCTATGCTGTCCGGGCGTACCGGGTATTCCGACGGGCGCGGCGAAGCGAACCTACGCAAGACGCTTGCGGCGCGTTACAGTGTGAGCACCGGACGCCCCATCGGGCCGGAAAACGTGCTGTGCTTTCCGGGCACACAGACTGCGCTGTATGCGGTGCTGTTGGGGGTCGCCGAGCACGGGGACGAGGTGTTGGTGGGCGATCCGATGTACGCCACCTATGAAGGCGTGATCCGGGCAAGTGGCGCCGACATGGTGCCGGTGCCGCTGCGGCCCGAGCATGGGTTTCGGATGCAGGCAGATGATATCGCAGAGAAAATCACGCCCCGCAGTCGCGCGATCCTGCTGACCACGCCGCATAACCCCACCGGGTCAATCCTGACAGTGGAGGATCTCGACGCCATCGGCCGGCTGGCGGAGGTTCACGACCTGTGGATCATCTCGGATGAGGTCTATGAGCAGCTGGTGTTTGATGCGGCGGAATTTGTGTCGCCACTGGCGCGCGCTGCCTTTGCCGAGCGGGTGATTGTGGTTTCTTCAATTTCCAAATCGCACGCGGCGCCGGGGTTCCGCAGCGGCTGGTGCATTGCCAGTGCTGCGTTTTGTGAGGGGCTGTTGCCGTTGTCTGAAACCATGCTGTTTGGTAACCAGCCGTTCATTGCGGATATGACGGAACAGGCGGTGCGTGAGGGGTCATCGGTTGCGGCAGGCATGCGCGGGCGTTTTGCCGCACGGGCCGCCAAACTGGTGGCACGGTTGCACCATGACACCGGACTGCGGGTTCATAGCCCTGAAGCAGGGATGTTTGCGATGATTGACGTCTCGGCCACCGGGATGGATGGCGACGCTTATGCGCAGGACCTATTGCATGGCGCGGGTGTTGCGGTGATGCCGGGGTCATCTTTTGGCGAGAGTCTGCGCAATTGGGTCCGGGTGGCGCTAACCATCGACGATGATGGCTTTGATTGTGCGCTGACACGCATTGCTGATCATGCCAATCGCAGATCGGCGGAGGTCGCATGA
- a CDS encoding TetR/AcrR family transcriptional regulator, with protein sequence MSGERRKFKRATAEERREALITATLALVAEKGVRGATVRDIADRADVTQGLIRHYFSSKEELMTAAYEHHMVFISDLTFAPVAGMEGDAHRRLAGFVEASLSPPVVEPTAVALWAGFLNKVQQDPQMRQIHQRTYDYFRDKLAELIAAALAEVGRPVDPARLHHLAVACNAVIDGLWMEGGALPEAFEEGELPAIGLESVGAILGMNLQQKAEQP encoded by the coding sequence GTGTCAGGTGAACGCAGAAAATTTAAGCGCGCAACGGCAGAGGAGCGCAGAGAGGCGTTGATCACTGCAACGCTGGCGCTCGTGGCCGAAAAAGGCGTACGCGGTGCCACTGTGCGTGACATTGCCGACCGCGCTGATGTGACCCAAGGGCTGATCCGGCACTATTTCTCCTCTAAGGAAGAGCTGATGACCGCCGCGTATGAGCACCACATGGTGTTCATCAGTGACCTGACCTTTGCCCCCGTGGCAGGCATGGAGGGTGATGCGCATCGCCGTTTGGCTGGGTTTGTTGAGGCTTCGCTGAGCCCGCCGGTCGTGGAGCCAACGGCGGTGGCGCTATGGGCTGGGTTTTTGAACAAGGTGCAGCAGGACCCGCAGATGCGGCAGATCCACCAACGCACTTATGACTATTTCCGTGACAAGCTGGCCGAGTTGATCGCAGCGGCTCTGGCGGAGGTTGGCCGCCCTGTTGATCCGGCGCGGCTGCATCATTTGGCGGTGGCTTGTAACGCGGTGATTGACGGTCTCTGGATGGAGGGCGGCGCTTTGCCAGAGGCATTTGAAGAGGGCGAATTGCCTGCCATTGGATTGGAATCCGTGGGTGCAATTCTGGGAATGAACTTGCAGCAAAAGGCGGAACAGCCATGA
- a CDS encoding ABC transporter ATP-binding protein: MAPDAANRHVTHEEAIRVTDLHKSFGPLEVLKGVSLTAKQGDVVAIIGGSGSGKSTMLRCINFLETPNSGEIVIAGEPVAMRPDGSPADRRQIERIRTRLAMVFQQFNLWTHRTLLENVIEVPVHVLKVPRSEAIHRAHELLARVGLGDKADAFPAFLSGGQQQRAAIARALAVDPSVMLFDEPTSALDPELVGEVLTVIRDLAAEGRTMLLVTHEMKFAREVANHVVYLFEGRIEEQGPPSEVFGSPKSERLKQFLSSVA, encoded by the coding sequence ATGGCACCCGATGCCGCCAACCGACATGTCACCCACGAAGAGGCGATCCGCGTAACTGATCTGCACAAATCCTTTGGCCCTCTTGAGGTGCTGAAGGGTGTATCCCTCACCGCGAAACAGGGCGATGTGGTGGCCATCATTGGCGGCAGCGGCTCCGGCAAATCCACCATGCTGCGCTGCATCAACTTCCTGGAGACACCCAACTCAGGCGAAATCGTCATCGCAGGTGAACCCGTGGCGATGCGCCCGGATGGCAGTCCCGCCGACCGTCGCCAGATCGAACGCATCCGCACCCGTCTCGCGATGGTGTTTCAACAGTTCAACCTCTGGACCCACCGCACCTTGTTAGAAAATGTCATCGAGGTGCCGGTTCATGTGCTGAAGGTGCCCCGTTCCGAAGCGATCCACCGTGCGCATGAGCTGCTGGCCCGCGTGGGCCTCGGCGACAAGGCCGATGCCTTTCCGGCCTTCCTCTCCGGCGGTCAGCAACAGAGGGCTGCAATTGCTCGGGCGCTGGCCGTGGATCCCAGTGTGATGCTGTTTGATGAACCAACCTCAGCGCTTGATCCCGAATTGGTGGGGGAGGTCCTAACCGTTATCCGTGATCTTGCGGCCGAGGGGCGCACTATGTTGCTGGTCACCCATGAGATGAAGTTTGCCCGCGAGGTCGCCAACCATGTTGTCTATCTTTTTGAGGGACGGATCGAAGAACAAGGTCCGCCGTCTGAGGTCTTTGGCAGTCCAAAATCAGAGCGTCTGAAACAATTCCTCAGCTCGGTCGCGTGA